A stretch of DNA from Nitratireductor thuwali:
CACCCTTGGCAAAGATAGGATGTAGCGCGGCCCAGAAAATTGACGTAAACGTGAACGTTAGACTGCCAGGCATTCAGGGAGGAAGATTTGGCGAACTCAAGCGGCACGGCTGAAAAAGGCGCAAAGCGCAACACTAGGGCGAGCGGCGCCTCCAAGACGGGCACCACCCGCGCCGGCGCGGCGGAAACCAAGCCAAAGGCAGCGGCGAAGTCCGCCAAACCAGCTGGTAGCAAGACCACGGCGAAGCCTGCGGCAAGCAAGACGACGGCCAAGCCCGCTGCGGGCAAAGCGGCTGCGGGCAAAGCGGCGGCGAAGCCGGCCGCCAGCAAGCCGGCGGCGAAATCTGCCGCTACTGGGAGCAAGACAACAGCGGCCGCCGCCAAGCCGGCGGCGAAATCTGCGGCAGGCAAGACAGCGGCAAAGCCGGCTGCCGGCAAAGCCGCCGGCAAGGCGGGCTCTGGCGCCGCGGCGAAAAAGCCGGCCACCGCCAAGCGCGCTGCGGCGGGCAAGGCTGGCGCTGCCGAAAAGCGTATCTGGCTGAAGAGCTATCCTTCCGTGGTTCCCGCCGAAATCGGCCCCTTCGAGCACAAGTCGCTCGGCTCGATGATGGTGGAATCGTGCCGCAAATATGCAGACCGCCCGGCCTTCACCTGCATGGGCAAAACGCTCAGCTTTTCCGAGCTGGAGAAGGCTTCCATAGATTTCGGCGCCTATCTCCAGTCGCTGGGCCTGAAGAAGGGCGCCCGCGTTGCGATCATGATGCCCAATGTCCTGCAATACCCGGTGGTCATGATGGCCATCCTGCGGGCCGGCTACGTGGTGGTGAACGTGAATCCGCTTTATACGCCGCGCGAGCTGGAGCACCAGCTCAAGGATTCCGGCGCCGAAGCCATCATCATCCTGGAGAATTTCGCCAAGACGCTGCAGACGGCCATCGATAAGACACCCGTCAAACATGTCGTCGTGGCCACGATGGGCGACATGATGGGGCTCAAGGGCCATATCGTGAATTTCGTCGTGCGCAGGGTGAAGAAGCTTGTGCCTGCCTGGTCGCTGCCTGATCACGTGCCGTTCAAGACGGCGATGAAGAAGGGCGCCGCCGCCACCTTCAAGCCGGCCGACAACGAGCTCGATGACGTTGCCTTCCTCCAGTATACCGGCGGGACGACCGGCGTATCGAAAGGCGCGACGCTGCTGCACCGCAACGTCATGGCCAATGTCATGCAGAACGAATTGTGGTTGGAGACCGCCTATATCAAGAAGCCGCGCCCGGAACGCTCCATCTATATCTGCGCCCTGCCGCTCTATCACATCTACGCGCTGACGGTGAACGCGCTGATGGGCGTCAAGCTCGGCGCGCAGAATGTGCTGATACCGAACCCGCGCGACATACCGGGCTTCGTGAAGGAGTTGAAGAATTACGAATTCAATGTCTTCCCGGGCTTGAACACGCTCTTCAACGCGCTGCTCAACAACGAGGATTTCCAGAAGCTCGATTTCAGCAAACTGAAGCTGACCTTCGGCGGCGGCATGGCCGTGCAGCGCGCGGTGGCCGAGCGCTGGAAGAAGCTGACCGGCTGCATGATCGCCGAGGGCTACGGGCTGTCGGAGACGTCGCCGGTGGCGACGGCCAACCGCTTCGACAATGAGGAATTCACCGGCACCATCGGCCTGCCTCTTCCTTCCACCGACATCGCGATCCGCGACGAGAACGGCAAGGATGTGAAGCAGGGGGAGGTCGGTGAAATCTGCATTCGCGGTCCGCAGGTCATGGCCGGCTACTGGAACTTGCCCAAGGAAACCGAAAAGGCCATGTCCAAGGATGGCTTCTTCAGATCCGGCGACATGGGCGTGATGGACGAGAACGGCTATGTGAAGATCGTTGACCGCAAGAAGGACATGATCCTGGTTTCCGGCTTCAACGTCTATCCGACCGAGATCGAGGACGTCATCTCCCAGCATCCGGGGGTCCTCGAAGTGGCTGCGGTCGGCGTGCCCGACGAACATTCGGGGGAAGTGCCGAAAGTCTTCGTCGTGCGCAAGGACGACAAGCTGAGCGAGAAGGAAGTCATCGACTTCTGCCGCGACAAGCTCACCGGCTATAAGCGGCCAAAGCATGTCGAGTTCCGCGACGAGCTGCCGAAGTCGAATGTGGGAAAGATTTTGCGGCGTGAGCTGCGGTGAGCTGTCGGTTCGTCGATGACGAGAGGGGCGGTTCCGCCGCCGCCTCTCGTTCTATTTGCGTTCGGTGGCCGCTCTGGCCCCGACTTGGACTCACTTCGATCTAGACGACCATCACCGGACACTCAGCGAGGCTCGTCACCTTGTGGGAGACGCTGCCGAGCAGGTATCCTTCCAGGTCGCCAAGACCGCGGCTGCCCAGCACGATCAGGTCGATCTCCCGTTCCTTTGAGAACTTGACGATCGTGCGCGCCGGTTGCCCGGACTTGACGAAGGCGCGGGGAGCCTCCGCGCCATGTTCCAGCGCGAACTTCTTGGCCTCGTCCGCGACCTCCTTGGCATGACCCCGCAACACATTGTCGAGGTTCTCCGGCTCAGTGGGCCGCACCATCGACATAGAGGCTTCAAGCAGGCTGTGATGCCGGAAGACGGTGAGCAGCATCAGCTCCGCCTTCGTCATCTTGTGCAGGTCGATGGCCATCTTGAGCGCCTTCAGCGCGCCCTCGGAGCCATCGACAGGTACGAGTATGCGTTTGAACATGAATGCGCCTCTATCTAAACGCCAGATCTCGCAGGAACAGGGCGATCTGCGGGAAGAAGATGAGCGCGGCCGAAACGCCCAGCAGGATGACGATGAAAGGCGGCGTGCCGCGCACCACCTCAATGTACGGCCGCTTGAACACGGCAATGGCCGTGAATATGTCGCAGCCAAAGGGCGGCGTGGCCGAGCCGATCGCGACCTGCAGGGTGATGATGGTGCCCACAAGCACTGGATCGAGCCCGACATTTTCGACCACCGGTGCGAATATCGGCACGAGTATGAGGATCACCACGATCGGATCTACGAACATGCAGCCGATGAAGAAGGCAATCGAGATCACCACCAGGACTCCGATCTGGCCCATCTGGTCGATGCCGATGCCGGAGAGAATCTGGTGCGGAATCTGGGCGAAGGAAATAACCCACGAGAACGCCGCGCCAGCGGCGATCAGGATGAATACGACGGCGGTGATCAGTCCGGTGGATTTGGCGGTGTTGTAAAGGCCGCGCAGGTCGAGCTCGCGGAAGACCACCATCTCGAGGAAGACGGCATAGAGCACGCACGCCGCTGCCGCTTCCGTGGGGCTGAAAATGCCGCCATAGATGCCGCCGATGATAATGACGGGAAAGCCGAGCGGCCAGAGCGCCTTGCGCATTGCCGTCAGCCTCTGGCCCCACGGGACCTTCTCTTCGGTCGGCACCTTGTTGCGCACGGCATAGATCCAGGAATAGATCGAGAAGAGCAGCAGGATCAGAAGGCCTGGGCCAACGCCGGCGATGAAGAGTTCCGAGATCGAGGTATTGGACACCACACCATAGATGATCATGCCGATGGACGGCGGGATCAGGAAGGCGATGTCGGAAGAGTTGACGATCAGCGCGAGAACGAAGCTGTCATTGTAGCCGGCCTTGAGCATGCGCGGGCGCAAAGGCGAGCCGACGGCCACGACCGTTGCCTGGGTCGACCCGGATACCGCGCCGAACATCGTGCAGGCGGCGGCGGTGGAGATGGCCAGGCCGCCCCGCAAATGCCCGACAAAGGACATGACCATGTCGATGAGGCGGCCGGCCGACTGGCCGCGTGTCATGATGTCGGCGGCGAATATGAACATGGGCACGGCGATCAGCGAGGCGGGGCGTATGCCGGCCATCATTTGCTGCACCATGGTCTCAAGTTGGCCGAGACCGCCGAAGAGGGTGTAGAAGCCGATGAAGGCGCCGATGATGAGCGGGATCATCATCGGGAACCCGAACAGCAGCAGCACGATCATCGTGGAGAAAATTGCAACGGCCATGGTGCGCCCTCAGACCTCGATCTCGTCGTCGTCATACCCCTCGAGCACGTTGGTCGAGAGATAGATGTCCTTTTCCAGCATGTTCTTGATGGCGGTCAGGATGTATTGGAGGCCGGTCATGAAGAAGCCGACTGGAGCCCACACATAGATCAGCCAGACCGGGATCTGCAGGGAGGGCAGAACGCGCCCGCGACCGTAGAGCGTCATGATATACTGCGTCGAATACCAGGCGAGGCCCAGCATGAAGACCGCGGTAACGAGCGTAATCCCGATCATCAGCGGCTTACGGGCGCTGCTTGGCATGGCATCATAGATGGCCGACATGCGGATATGGCGCCCGTGGCGCGCCGCATAGCTGATGCCGGCGAAGGTTATCAGAATGACGAGAACGCGGTTGAGCTCTTCGGAGAAGAATATGCTACTCTGGAACACGAAACGACCGATGACGTTGGAAATCGTGTTGATAGCCATGAGAAGCACGCCGGTCGCCAAAAGAATGGATTCGAGCCTGCTGATGCCCATATCGATGGAGCCAAGGATCCCGGGCAGTTCCGACCGGTAATCATCGGTCTGGATGTCGTCGACGGAGGTCGTATCGGTCTGTGACTGCGGTTGAGACTCGTGATGCTGTTTCGGCAACGGCGTTATCCCGCAAATGATTGAAGTGAATGAGGCGGGCGCAATGCGCCCGCCTCATGGTCTTAGTTGGTGACCTGGTTCAGGTCTTCCTTCATCTGGTCGAGAATCTCCTTGCCGCTCTCGCCGGTCATCTCGATAAAGGCTTCCTCAACGGTAGCTGCAGCATCCTTGAACGGCTGGCGCTCCTCCTCGGAGAGGATGTTGATGGTCATCTCCGGCTTGGCTTCCTTGATCTTCTCGATCGACTCCTCGTGAAGACCCTGCTGGTACTCGAGAATATGTTCGAAAGCGACGTCGATGGCGCTCTCGATCATCAACTGGTCCTCGTCCGGCAGACCGTCGAAGAAGTCCTTGTTGGCCATTACCGCCGTGGTGAAGTTGTTGTGGCCGGCACAGGTGATGTAATCCGTCACCTCGTACATCTTGGTCGACTCGATGAAGAACATCGGGTTTTCCTGCCCCTGGATGATGTTCGTCTGCAGGCCGCCATAGACCTCACCCCACGGAAGCGGGGTCGGTGTCGCGCCGAATGCCTGGTAGCTTTCCACCAGCAGCGGATTGGTCATCACGCGGAACTTCACCTCGTTGAGGTCTTCCGGAGACGTCACCGGCTCCTTCGTCGTCATGCAGACTTCGCCTTCCGGGAACATCGTCAGAAGCTCGAGCCCCTGATCGGCGTAGAGTTCCGGAAACATCTCGTTGACGGCAACCGAAGTGCGGAAGAATTCAAACAGATCCTCTTCGTCCTGTGGCAGCAGATAGGGCACGAAGAAAACCTGAGCTTCGGGGATCAGCGAGCCGGTGAAGCCGGGGGATTGGTCCACGAACTGCAGGATTCCCGATTGTGCCTGCTCCATGATGTCGGCGGATTCGCCGAGCGTGCCGTAAGGGAAAAGCTGGACCGTGTGATCCGAGTTCGCCTCGACTTCCTCCTTGAACTTCTGGGCGAACACGCCCTGCACTTCGTCGAGCGCTTCTTCGAAGGCATAGCGCCAGGTTTCCGCGGAAGCACTCGTCATGCTCGCGGCCAAAACCGCAGCACCGGCGATGCCTGTCAGCAAATAGGATTTGAGTGAAGTCATTCTGCTCTCCTCTGTTGGTTGTACGTCGCGTTGTTGCTTTATCCGATGACATAGGGCGAAACGGCCCCGGCACCAGCCAGGGCAAGCGCATTCGCAAATGCGGACGGAAAGCGCCGTCCGCTGCACCGGCTAACTGGCGGGGAGCCAGCCCGGGACTGTCGCATAGCCCGGTGTTCGCACCGACATACGGCTGCGCTCCCGTCCAGAATTGCGGCGGCGCGGACCATAGGCAGTGCGTGTCTCATCGACAGGAACGGGATTCGCCACCACCCGCCATACGGGTGCGGAAGCCATCTTGCGCGGCGCCCGCGCAATCGCTTTCCTGATACGAATTCCCGGTGCGGCCAAGCGCCCCTCCTGGTCCCTGCCGTCCAAATTTCCCCGCTAAACGTGAAACACTGCTTCCCTTGTGTCAAATCGATTATGTACAGGTAGGCGCGACTTCAGGCGCCGCCATCGCGTCAAACGATGAACGAATACGCGCAAAAGCCGGGAGAATCGCACCTCCCGGCGCCTTTTCCCGGCCTTTGAAAATGCGGCAGAATATCAGGCGCGCGCCGTCGCCTGGCGCTCCAGAACCGTCTTGAGGTTGAACGCCGCTTCCATCAGTTCCCGGGTGTAGGCGCTGCCGGGACTGTCGAACACCGCATCGGTGGGGCCCTCCTCCACCACCTGACCGGTCTTCATCACGATGGTATAGTCGGCCAGCGCCTTCACCACCGCCAGGTCGTGACTGATGAAGATGAAGGAAAGGCCGTGACGCTCCTGGATGTCGCGCAACAGCGTGATGATCTGCTTCTGGACCGATCTGTCGAGCGCCGAGGTCGGTTCGTCGAGGACGATGACCGTCGGCTTGAGGATGACGGCGCGGGCAATGGCTATGCGCTGGCGCTGCCCGCCGGAAAACTCGTGCGGAAAGCGGTTGCGCGTCGCCGGATCGAGGCCCACTTCCTCCAGCGATCTGACCGCCGCCTTCTCGCGCTCCTTCTGGCTCATCCAGGGCTCGTGGACGAGCAGTCCCTCGGTGATGATCTCGCCCACCGTCATACGCGGGCTCAAGCTGCCATAGGGGTCCTGGAACACCATCTGTAGATTGCGGCGATAAGGGCGCATTGCCGCCCGGTCGAAGCCGTGGATCGGCGTTCCCTGATAGACGACGCGGCCTTCCGAAGGCAGCAATTGCAGTATGGCCCGCCCCAGCGTCGACTTGCCTGAGCCCGATTCGCCCACGATGCCTATCGTCTGGCCCTTGCGCAGCGTCAGGCTGACTTCCTGCACGGCCTTCAGCTCAAAGCCGCTCGAGAAGAACCCGCCTTTTTGCCCGAAGGTGACGGAAAGCTTCATGGCGTCGAGCAGGATGGGCGCGCCGTCCGGCACCGGCGGCTTGTGCCCCTCCGGCTCGGCCGCCAGCAGCATCTTCGTGTAGTCCTCTGCCGGCCGCTGGAAAATGTCCTCGGTGGCGCCCTCCTCGACCACCAGGCCCTGCCGCATGACATAGACACGGTCCGCGAATGCCTCGACGATGGTCAGATCGTGGGTGATGAACAGGATGGCCATGCCCAGCTTCTGCTGGAGTTCGGCCAAAAGCCCGAGAATCTCGGCCTGGATCGTGACGTCGAGCGCCGTTGTCGGCTCGTCGGCGATCAGGAGATCGGGATCGTTGGCGAGCGCCATGGCGATCATCACGCGCTGCCTCTGTCCGCCCGAAAGCTCATGCGGATAGGATTTCAGGCGCCGTTCGGGGTCGGGTATATGCACCAGCTTCAAAAGTTCCAGCGCCCGCTTGCGCGCCTCGCCGGCCGACATGCCGCCATGGACGCGCAGCGGCTCGGAGATCTGCCGCTCGATCGTGTAGAGCGGGTCGAGCGAGGTCATCGGCTCCTGAAAGATCATGGTGATCTTCGCGCCGCGAATGCGGTTCAGCTTCCGCCGCGGCAGTCCGATCAGTTCCTGTCCGCGATAGGTGACGGAGCCGGTCGCACGGCCGTTGGAGGCGAGGAGGCCCATGGCGGCCATCATGACCTGGCTCTTGCCCGAGCCGGATTCGCCCACCACGGCCACGGTCTCGCCAGCGCTGACCTGCATGTCGATCCCGCGGACCGCTTCAACCACGCCGTCGGGCGTGTCGAAGGAGACGCGGATGCCGCGGATGTCGAAGATCGTCTCGGCTTTGTCGTTCTTCATCTCAGCGGTCCTTCGGGTCGAGAGCGTCGCGCAGTCCATCCCCCAGGAAATTGAGCGCGAACAGGAGGGCCGTCAGGGCCAGTGACGGGTAGAGCAGCATGTAGGGGGCGCCGCGCATGTTCTTGGCGCCTTCCGAGATCAGCACGCCAAGACTGGTCAAGGGTTCCTGAACGCCCAGCCCCAGGAAGGACAGGAAGCTCTCCAGCAGGATTACCTTGGGGATGAGCAGCGTCATGTAGACTATGACGGGCCCCAGCGTGTTGGGGATGATGTGGCGGCGCAGGATGCCTGCCGAACTGACGCCCAGCGCCTCGGCCGCCTGCACGAATTCGCGCCGGCGCAGCGAGATCGTCTGCCCCCGCACGATGCGCGCCATGTCCAGCCACTCCACCGCGCCCACGGCGATGAACATGAGGACGACGTTGCGGCCGAAGAACACCACCAGAAGGATCGCGAAGAATGTGAAGGGCAGCGAGTAGAGGATGTCGACCACCCGCATCATGAGGCTGTCGACGCGCCCGCCCAGGAAGCCGGCGGTCGCGCCGTAGAGGACGCCGATGAGGAGGGCGACCCCGGTGGCGAGCGTCCCGATCATCAGCGATATGCGGATCGAGATCAGGATGCGCGAGAAAAGGTCCCGCCCATTGGCGTCGGTGCCGAAGATGAAGCGGTGGCGCTCCACATGGGCTTCGATCGAGACTGCCCTGCCGTCGGCGCTCTCGCCGACGATGCGCGCATTCGAGAACAGATCGGAGCGGTCGAGATAGCGCGTGACGCGCGGATCGATTTCTCTGTCGGACGATGCCTCGACGCGCAGCGTGGCACCGTCAAGCTCGATGGCGTCGACATCCAGCCGAGCCCGCTTCATCAGCGCTTCGGCCGCGGGCACGATTTCATCGACGCGTGGATAAGCCTCCAGGCTCG
This window harbors:
- a CDS encoding ABC transporter ATP-binding protein — its product is MKNDKAETIFDIRGIRVSFDTPDGVVEAVRGIDMQVSAGETVAVVGESGSGKSQVMMAAMGLLASNGRATGSVTYRGQELIGLPRRKLNRIRGAKITMIFQEPMTSLDPLYTIERQISEPLRVHGGMSAGEARKRALELLKLVHIPDPERRLKSYPHELSGGQRQRVMIAMALANDPDLLIADEPTTALDVTIQAEILGLLAELQQKLGMAILFITHDLTIVEAFADRVYVMRQGLVVEEGATEDIFQRPAEDYTKMLLAAEPEGHKPPVPDGAPILLDAMKLSVTFGQKGGFFSSGFELKAVQEVSLTLRKGQTIGIVGESGSGKSTLGRAILQLLPSEGRVVYQGTPIHGFDRAAMRPYRRNLQMVFQDPYGSLSPRMTVGEIITEGLLVHEPWMSQKEREKAAVRSLEEVGLDPATRNRFPHEFSGGQRQRIAIARAVILKPTVIVLDEPTSALDRSVQKQIITLLRDIQERHGLSFIFISHDLAVVKALADYTIVMKTGQVVEEGPTDAVFDSPGSAYTRELMEAAFNLKTVLERQATARA
- a CDS encoding TRAP transporter small permease, which gives rise to MPKQHHESQPQSQTDTTSVDDIQTDDYRSELPGILGSIDMGISRLESILLATGVLLMAINTISNVIGRFVFQSSIFFSEELNRVLVILITFAGISYAARHGRHIRMSAIYDAMPSSARKPLMIGITLVTAVFMLGLAWYSTQYIMTLYGRGRVLPSLQIPVWLIYVWAPVGFFMTGLQYILTAIKNMLEKDIYLSTNVLEGYDDDEIEV
- the dctP gene encoding TRAP transporter substrate-binding protein DctP, with the protein product MTSLKSYLLTGIAGAAVLAASMTSASAETWRYAFEEALDEVQGVFAQKFKEEVEANSDHTVQLFPYGTLGESADIMEQAQSGILQFVDQSPGFTGSLIPEAQVFFVPYLLPQDEEDLFEFFRTSVAVNEMFPELYADQGLELLTMFPEGEVCMTTKEPVTSPEDLNEVKFRVMTNPLLVESYQAFGATPTPLPWGEVYGGLQTNIIQGQENPMFFIESTKMYEVTDYITCAGHNNFTTAVMANKDFFDGLPDEDQLMIESAIDVAFEHILEYQQGLHEESIEKIKEAKPEMTINILSEEERQPFKDAAATVEEAFIEMTGESGKEILDQMKEDLNQVTN
- a CDS encoding universal stress protein, with product MFKRILVPVDGSEGALKALKMAIDLHKMTKAELMLLTVFRHHSLLEASMSMVRPTEPENLDNVLRGHAKEVADEAKKFALEHGAEAPRAFVKSGQPARTIVKFSKEREIDLIVLGSRGLGDLEGYLLGSVSHKVTSLAECPVMVV
- a CDS encoding TRAP transporter large permease; this encodes MAVAIFSTMIVLLLFGFPMMIPLIIGAFIGFYTLFGGLGQLETMVQQMMAGIRPASLIAVPMFIFAADIMTRGQSAGRLIDMVMSFVGHLRGGLAISTAAACTMFGAVSGSTQATVVAVGSPLRPRMLKAGYNDSFVLALIVNSSDIAFLIPPSIGMIIYGVVSNTSISELFIAGVGPGLLILLLFSIYSWIYAVRNKVPTEEKVPWGQRLTAMRKALWPLGFPVIIIGGIYGGIFSPTEAAAACVLYAVFLEMVVFRELDLRGLYNTAKSTGLITAVVFILIAAGAAFSWVISFAQIPHQILSGIGIDQMGQIGVLVVISIAFFIGCMFVDPIVVILILVPIFAPVVENVGLDPVLVGTIITLQVAIGSATPPFGCDIFTAIAVFKRPYIEVVRGTPPFIVILLGVSAALIFFPQIALFLRDLAFR
- a CDS encoding long-chain-fatty-acid--CoA ligase: MANSSGTAEKGAKRNTRASGASKTGTTRAGAAETKPKAAAKSAKPAGSKTTAKPAASKTTAKPAAGKAAAGKAAAKPAASKPAAKSAATGSKTTAAAAKPAAKSAAGKTAAKPAAGKAAGKAGSGAAAKKPATAKRAAAGKAGAAEKRIWLKSYPSVVPAEIGPFEHKSLGSMMVESCRKYADRPAFTCMGKTLSFSELEKASIDFGAYLQSLGLKKGARVAIMMPNVLQYPVVMMAILRAGYVVVNVNPLYTPRELEHQLKDSGAEAIIILENFAKTLQTAIDKTPVKHVVVATMGDMMGLKGHIVNFVVRRVKKLVPAWSLPDHVPFKTAMKKGAAATFKPADNELDDVAFLQYTGGTTGVSKGATLLHRNVMANVMQNELWLETAYIKKPRPERSIYICALPLYHIYALTVNALMGVKLGAQNVLIPNPRDIPGFVKELKNYEFNVFPGLNTLFNALLNNEDFQKLDFSKLKLTFGGGMAVQRAVAERWKKLTGCMIAEGYGLSETSPVATANRFDNEEFTGTIGLPLPSTDIAIRDENGKDVKQGEVGEICIRGPQVMAGYWNLPKETEKAMSKDGFFRSGDMGVMDENGYVKIVDRKKDMILVSGFNVYPTEIEDVISQHPGVLEVAAVGVPDEHSGEVPKVFVVRKDDKLSEKEVIDFCRDKLTGYKRPKHVEFRDELPKSNVGKILRRELR
- a CDS encoding ABC transporter permease; its protein translation is MTDIATNTPEAAADTASAGRSLWATALIRLRRNKAAMASLVLLIVFAFAGIFGPALSPHDYSKVYPNFVKVPASLEAYPRVDEIVPAAEALMKRARLDVDAIELDGATLRVEASSDREIDPRVTRYLDRSDLFSNARIVGESADGRAVSIEAHVERHRFIFGTDANGRDLFSRILISIRISLMIGTLATGVALLIGVLYGATAGFLGGRVDSLMMRVVDILYSLPFTFFAILLVVFFGRNVVLMFIAVGAVEWLDMARIVRGQTISLRRREFVQAAEALGVSSAGILRRHIIPNTLGPVIVYMTLLIPKVILLESFLSFLGLGVQEPLTSLGVLISEGAKNMRGAPYMLLYPSLALTALLFALNFLGDGLRDALDPKDR